One Sphaerisporangium krabiense DNA segment encodes these proteins:
- a CDS encoding LacI family DNA-binding transcriptional regulator — protein MAESRRPTMNDVAARAGVALKTVSRVVNDEPGVNAATAERVRHAIALLGYRRNEGARDLRRGRTASIGLVIEDVADPFYSGLSRAVEDVALGNGSLVFTGSSGEDPGRERELVLAFCARRVDGLIIVPAGADHGYLAPELTAGIRAVFADRPAGPGLDVDTVLCDNAGGAGAGTAHLIGHGHRRVAFLGDNPAIFTAEERLRGYRDALAAAGLPYDPALVAMGTPEQARVHADLTRLLALPDPPTALFTGNGRTTVTALRALESLGARPSATGGLAIVGFDDFELADLLTPAVTVVAQDPAGLGRAAAGLLFRRLAGDAVPPERLLLPTRLIPRGSGELPPG, from the coding sequence GTGGCAGAGAGCAGGCGTCCGACCATGAACGACGTCGCCGCGAGGGCGGGGGTGGCCCTGAAGACGGTCTCCCGCGTGGTCAACGACGAGCCGGGCGTGAACGCGGCCACGGCGGAACGCGTGCGGCACGCCATCGCGCTGCTCGGGTACCGCCGCAACGAGGGCGCCCGCGACCTGCGCCGGGGCCGCACGGCCAGCATCGGGCTCGTCATCGAGGACGTCGCCGACCCCTTCTACTCCGGGCTCAGCCGGGCCGTGGAGGACGTCGCGCTCGGCAACGGCTCGCTGGTCTTCACCGGCTCCTCCGGCGAGGACCCCGGCCGTGAGCGCGAGCTGGTGCTGGCCTTCTGCGCCCGCCGCGTGGACGGCCTGATCATCGTGCCCGCCGGGGCCGACCACGGATACCTGGCCCCCGAGCTGACCGCGGGCATCCGCGCCGTCTTCGCCGACCGCCCCGCGGGCCCCGGCCTGGACGTCGACACCGTGCTGTGCGACAACGCGGGCGGCGCGGGCGCGGGCACCGCCCACCTGATCGGGCACGGTCACCGGCGCGTCGCCTTCCTCGGCGACAACCCGGCGATCTTCACCGCCGAGGAGCGGCTGCGCGGCTACCGCGACGCGCTCGCCGCGGCCGGCCTGCCGTACGATCCGGCGCTGGTCGCGATGGGCACCCCCGAGCAGGCCCGCGTCCACGCCGACCTGACCCGCCTGCTCGCCCTCCCCGACCCGCCGACGGCCCTGTTCACCGGCAACGGCCGCACCACCGTCACCGCGCTGCGCGCCCTAGAGTCCCTCGGCGCCCGCCCGTCCGCGACCGGCGGCCTCGCCATCGTCGGCTTCGATGACTTCGAGCTCGCCGACCTGCTCACCCCGGCCGTCACCGTCGTCGCCCAGGACCCGGCCGGCCTGGGCCGCGCCGCCGCCGGCCTGCTGTTCCGCCGCCTGGCGGGCGACGCCGTGCCCCCCGAGCGCCTCCTTCTCCCCACCCGCCTGATCCCCCGAGGGTCCGGCGAGCTCCCGCCCGGCTGA
- a CDS encoding MFS transporter, which translates to MSEATPARRTTFGEVFAVAEFRVLFGSFALLVAGDTVKMLAFSVLIYTRTGSAGLSALAYMSGFIPYVIGGVFLLSLADRMRPRRLMVVGELVRVAVCLALAFAGLPVWAMLALVVTTGALSPVFGAARTAALPELLPGDAFVLGRSVLTVTSAGAQIAGLAAGGAVLTVTGPSGALVITAVLSAASALVLRAGLPDRPPRTVGTAARGPVRATLRVNRRLLADRRVRGLLLSSWIPALCVAGAEAVVVPYLSERGAPSQAGLVLAAFAAGMAAGDFAVGRFAAPALRERLSFPLALALGAPLMGFAARPGLGLCLALAVLAGGCLAYNLGLQRRFVDAVPEETRGQAFGLFTSGQMSGQGLGAALAGALAELVPAHLAIALAGAGATLAALALARHLRPETRPVAGSLATAESIE; encoded by the coding sequence ATGAGCGAGGCGACGCCCGCGCGGCGGACGACGTTCGGCGAGGTGTTCGCCGTCGCGGAGTTCCGCGTGCTCTTCGGGAGCTTCGCGCTGCTCGTGGCGGGCGACACCGTCAAGATGCTGGCCTTCTCGGTGCTCATCTACACGCGCACCGGGTCGGCCGGGCTGTCGGCGCTGGCCTACATGAGCGGGTTCATCCCCTACGTCATCGGCGGCGTCTTTCTGCTCTCGCTGGCCGACCGGATGCGGCCCCGGCGGCTCATGGTGGTCGGCGAACTGGTCCGGGTCGCCGTCTGTCTGGCCCTGGCATTCGCCGGGCTGCCGGTCTGGGCGATGCTGGCGCTGGTCGTGACGACCGGGGCCCTGAGCCCCGTCTTCGGCGCGGCCCGCACGGCGGCGCTGCCCGAGCTGCTCCCCGGCGACGCCTTCGTGCTCGGCAGGTCCGTCCTGACCGTCACCTCGGCGGGCGCGCAGATCGCCGGCCTGGCGGCGGGCGGCGCCGTCCTCACCGTCACCGGCCCCTCCGGAGCCCTGGTGATCACCGCCGTGCTGTCCGCGGCGAGCGCCCTGGTCCTGCGGGCCGGCCTGCCCGACCGTCCGCCCCGGACCGTCGGGACGGCGGCGCGGGGCCCCGTCCGGGCCACCCTGCGCGTCAACCGGCGTCTGCTGGCCGACCGGCGCGTGCGCGGCCTGCTGTTGTCGTCGTGGATTCCGGCCCTGTGCGTCGCGGGCGCGGAGGCCGTCGTCGTGCCCTACCTCAGCGAGCGGGGCGCGCCCTCGCAGGCCGGGCTCGTGCTCGCCGCCTTCGCGGCGGGGATGGCGGCCGGGGACTTCGCCGTGGGCCGCTTCGCCGCCCCCGCCCTGCGGGAACGGCTCTCCTTCCCGCTCGCGCTCGCGCTCGGGGCGCCGCTGATGGGGTTCGCCGCGCGTCCGGGCCTCGGCCTGTGCCTGGCGCTCGCCGTGCTGGCCGGAGGCTGCCTCGCCTACAACCTCGGCCTGCAGCGCAGGTTCGTCGACGCCGTGCCCGAGGAGACGCGCGGGCAGGCGTTCGGGCTGTTCACCTCGGGACAGATGAGCGGCCAGGGCCTCGGCGCCGCGCTCGCCGGAGCGCTGGCGGAGCTGGTGCCCGCCCACCTGGCCATCGCCCTGGCCGGCGCGGGGGCCACCCTCGCGGCGCTGGCGCTGGCGCGCCACCTGCGCCCCGAGACGCGGCCCGTCGCCGGGTCCCTGGCCACGGCGGAAAGCATAGAGTAG
- a CDS encoding DUF5937 family protein, translated as MGKVLIIEVGPQDVMASRFAVSPLIETMHALRILSGHQEPGVHGRWAERAREPYARLLRERPALAALAVLFRRGDYSADFIAPPPSGVNVAFDSELAVMRATPLAQARDEIARNLLGRPAAPADLVAVLERPDVVTLIADVLEAAWQAIVRPEWPRLQAILERDVVQRAGRLATYGWAAALDDLSPNVRWHPEGPAGDIRVRMQSSGEDQRHRLGGRGLLFVPSVFGYGVGAYLEHAWPYALVYTARGIAAEPVPAKGLERLIGRTRAEVLLRVPATTTQLAALLGLSVGGAGDHVAALREAGLITGARVGRSVLYRRTPLGDALVNGG; from the coding sequence ATGGGTAAGGTGCTGATCATCGAGGTCGGCCCTCAGGACGTCATGGCCAGCCGGTTCGCCGTCTCGCCGCTGATCGAGACCATGCACGCGCTGCGCATCCTGTCCGGCCACCAGGAGCCGGGCGTCCACGGCCGGTGGGCCGAGCGCGCGCGGGAGCCGTACGCGCGGCTGCTGCGGGAGAGGCCGGCGCTCGCCGCGCTGGCCGTGCTGTTCCGGCGCGGCGACTACAGCGCCGACTTCATCGCTCCCCCGCCGTCCGGGGTGAACGTCGCGTTCGACAGCGAACTGGCCGTCATGCGCGCCACGCCCCTGGCTCAGGCCAGGGACGAGATCGCGCGGAACCTGCTCGGCAGGCCGGCCGCGCCGGCGGACCTGGTGGCCGTCCTGGAGCGGCCGGACGTGGTGACGCTGATCGCCGACGTGCTGGAGGCCGCGTGGCAGGCCATCGTCCGGCCCGAATGGCCGCGCCTCCAGGCCATCCTGGAGCGCGACGTCGTGCAGCGCGCGGGCCGCCTCGCGACGTACGGGTGGGCCGCGGCCCTGGATGACCTCAGCCCCAACGTCCGCTGGCACCCCGAAGGACCGGCCGGTGACATCCGGGTGCGCATGCAGAGCTCGGGCGAGGACCAGCGGCACCGGCTCGGCGGCCGGGGCCTGCTGTTCGTCCCGAGCGTCTTCGGCTACGGGGTGGGCGCCTACCTGGAGCACGCCTGGCCGTACGCGCTGGTCTACACGGCGCGCGGGATCGCCGCGGAGCCCGTGCCGGCCAAGGGGCTGGAGCGGCTCATCGGGCGAACCCGCGCCGAGGTCCTGCTCCGGGTCCCCGCGACCACGACGCAGCTCGCGGCGCTGCTCGGGCTCAGCGTCGGCGGGGCCGGCGACCACGTGGCCGCGCTGCGCGAGGCCGGGCTGATCACCGGCGCGCGGGTCGGGCGCTCCGTGCTGTACCGCCGCACGCCGCTCGGGGACGCCCTGGTGAACGGTGGCTGA
- a CDS encoding ABC transporter substrate-binding protein has protein sequence MRRSARICLAVVLLISAAACGSSGDGPASGGGAGKAGGKDKVTAGVIAIVDTAPIHLGKAKGFFDKQNIDLTITPVQGGAASVSGTVGGQFQFAFGNVTSLLTAAERGLPLKVVGNGVSSTGEQGKDFSAVLVKADSPIKSAKDLVGKRVSVNQQQNIGDTTIRASVRKAGGDPSKVEFVELPFPDAPAALQAGRVDAIWVVEPFLSQAVAQGARPIAWNFADAAPNLTVAMYFTTTKTDPGLVTRFRAAMDESLRYADTHPDEVRDILKTYTKIDPGVLAKMNLPRWPTQINRASVEAVAKAALGDGVLKREPNVGALLPAS, from the coding sequence ATGCGTCGCTCCGCTCGAATCTGTCTCGCGGTCGTCCTGCTGATATCGGCCGCGGCCTGCGGTTCCTCCGGCGACGGCCCGGCGTCCGGCGGGGGCGCCGGGAAGGCCGGAGGAAAGGACAAGGTGACCGCGGGCGTGATCGCCATCGTGGACACCGCGCCGATCCACCTGGGCAAGGCCAAAGGCTTCTTCGACAAGCAGAACATCGACCTGACGATCACGCCCGTCCAGGGAGGCGCGGCCAGCGTCTCCGGCACGGTCGGCGGCCAGTTCCAGTTCGCGTTCGGCAACGTCACGTCCCTGCTGACCGCCGCCGAGCGCGGCCTGCCCCTCAAGGTGGTCGGCAACGGCGTCTCCTCCACCGGCGAGCAGGGCAAGGACTTCAGCGCCGTGCTGGTGAAGGCCGACAGCCCCATCAAGAGCGCCAAGGACCTGGTGGGCAAGCGCGTGTCGGTCAACCAGCAGCAGAACATCGGCGACACCACGATCCGCGCCTCGGTGCGCAAGGCCGGCGGCGACCCCTCGAAGGTCGAGTTCGTCGAACTGCCCTTCCCCGACGCCCCCGCGGCGTTGCAGGCCGGTCGCGTGGACGCGATCTGGGTGGTGGAGCCGTTCCTCAGCCAGGCCGTCGCGCAGGGCGCCCGCCCGATCGCCTGGAACTTCGCCGACGCCGCGCCGAACCTCACCGTGGCCATGTACTTCACCACCACCAAGACCGACCCCGGCCTGGTCACGCGGTTCAGGGCGGCGATGGACGAGTCGCTCCGGTACGCCGACACCCATCCGGACGAGGTACGCGACATCCTCAAGACCTACACCAAGATCGATCCCGGTGTGCTGGCGAAGATGAACCTCCCCCGATGGCCCACGCAGATCAACCGCGCGTCCGTCG
- a CDS encoding IclR family transcriptional regulator: MAEEYVQSLARGLAVIRAFDATTPELTLSEVARATGLTRAAARRFLLTLVSLGYVRTDGRLFALSPRVLELGYAYLSSLSLPEVAHPHLERLVAEVHESASVSVLDVPDIVYVARVPTARIMRVTISIGTRFPAHCTSMGRVLLAWLRPAELEAYFAKAPLERHTGRTLTTRESLTAELDRVRAQGWAMVDQELEEGLRSIAAPIRDRSGHVVAAVNVSSHASRTTMQSARRDLLPPLLATAARVEADLQATSGTHRTALQAT; this comes from the coding sequence ATGGCGGAGGAGTACGTCCAGTCGCTGGCCAGGGGGCTCGCGGTCATCCGGGCGTTCGACGCCACGACCCCCGAGCTCACGCTGAGCGAGGTGGCCCGCGCGACCGGCCTCACGCGCGCCGCCGCCCGCCGGTTCCTGCTCACGCTGGTCTCGCTGGGGTACGTCCGCACCGACGGCCGCCTGTTCGCGCTGTCCCCGCGCGTCCTGGAGCTCGGCTACGCCTACCTGTCCAGCCTGTCCCTGCCCGAGGTCGCGCATCCCCACCTGGAGCGGCTGGTCGCCGAGGTGCACGAGTCGGCCTCGGTGTCGGTGCTGGACGTGCCGGACATCGTGTACGTGGCCCGGGTGCCGACCGCCCGCATCATGCGGGTGACGATCAGCATCGGCACCCGCTTCCCCGCGCACTGCACCTCGATGGGGCGCGTGCTGCTGGCCTGGCTGCGGCCCGCCGAGCTGGAGGCGTACTTCGCCAAGGCCCCGCTGGAGCGGCACACCGGGCGCACGCTCACCACGCGCGAGTCCCTCACCGCCGAGCTGGACCGGGTGCGCGCGCAGGGCTGGGCCATGGTGGACCAGGAGCTGGAGGAGGGCCTGCGCTCGATCGCCGCGCCGATCCGCGACCGGAGCGGGCACGTGGTCGCCGCCGTCAACGTCTCCTCCCACGCCAGCAGGACCACCATGCAGTCCGCCCGCCGGGACCTGCTGCCGCCGCTGCTCGCCACCGCCGCGCGCGTGGAGGCCGACCTGCAGGCGACCTCCGGCACCCACCGCACCGCCTTACAGGCCACCTGA
- a CDS encoding carbohydrate ABC transporter permease — protein sequence MTTTAVAQKPRTAPVARASRWPVYLRFVLLLGFVLVFLLPIYVLLVTSFKPLTEADPSQAWSLPRVWTTEAWRVAWEKLRPGIANSFLLTIPGSLLSAALGAMNGFVLSKWRFPGADVVFTLFLFGMFIPYQGVMIPLVQLMVSLDVYGGIPGLVLAHVVYGIPICTLIFRNYYVTIPDELMEAARVDGAGMLRTFWSIVIPVSGPAFAVVVIWQFTSLWNDFLFAVFLTGPSSWPTTVMLNNIAGAQTVPYSQQMAAAILASVPTMLVYVLLGRFFMRGLMAGALKG from the coding sequence ATGACCACCACGGCCGTCGCGCAGAAGCCTCGCACCGCGCCGGTCGCGCGCGCGTCCCGCTGGCCCGTCTACCTGCGGTTCGTGCTGCTGCTCGGCTTCGTCCTGGTCTTCCTGCTCCCGATCTACGTGCTGCTGGTCACCAGCTTCAAGCCCCTGACCGAGGCGGACCCGAGCCAGGCGTGGAGCCTGCCCCGCGTGTGGACGACCGAGGCGTGGCGGGTCGCCTGGGAGAAGCTGCGGCCCGGCATCGCCAACAGCTTCCTGCTGACGATCCCCGGGTCGCTGCTGTCGGCCGCGCTGGGGGCGATGAACGGGTTCGTGCTGTCCAAGTGGCGTTTCCCGGGCGCCGACGTGGTGTTCACGCTGTTCCTGTTCGGCATGTTCATCCCGTACCAGGGGGTGATGATCCCGCTCGTCCAGCTCATGGTGAGCCTGGACGTCTACGGCGGCATCCCCGGCCTCGTCCTCGCCCACGTGGTGTACGGCATCCCGATCTGCACACTGATCTTCCGCAACTACTACGTGACGATCCCGGACGAGCTGATGGAGGCCGCCCGCGTGGACGGCGCCGGCATGCTGCGGACCTTCTGGTCGATCGTGATCCCCGTCTCGGGCCCGGCCTTCGCCGTCGTGGTCATCTGGCAGTTCACCTCGCTGTGGAACGACTTCCTGTTCGCGGTGTTCCTGACCGGGCCCAGTTCGTGGCCCACGACCGTGATGCTCAACAACATCGCGGGCGCCCAGACCGTGCCCTACAGCCAGCAGATGGCGGCGGCGATCCTGGCCTCGGTGCCGACGATGCTCGTGTACGTGCTGCTCGGACGCTTCTTCATGCGCGGGCTCATGGCGGGGGCGCTCAAGGGGTGA
- a CDS encoding zinc-binding dehydrogenase: MRGVVGVRVVQVTRFGGPEVLKVAEVDDPAAGAGQVVIGVEAADTLFVETQIRQGSGRDWFPVEPPYVPGGAVAGRVLAVGDGVDASWRGRVVAAGTGGGGGYAERVVAPVEALIPVPHGLGTWEAAALLHDGVTALSVFEAAEVEAGEWVLVTAAAGGMGVLLVQLARAAGARVAAAARGERKLDLVRGLGAEITADYTEPGWAGRVRAAIGAGPSAVFDGAGGEIGREAFGITASGGRISAHGASSGGFGAIDPDEARRRGVTVRGIQDVQLEPAERKRLAERALAEAAAGRLEPVIGCTFPLADAADAHAAIESRAVLGKTLLVI, translated from the coding sequence GTGAGGGGTGTGGTCGGCGTGCGAGTGGTTCAGGTGACCCGGTTCGGAGGGCCCGAGGTGCTCAAGGTGGCCGAGGTGGACGATCCGGCGGCGGGGGCGGGCCAGGTCGTGATCGGCGTCGAGGCGGCCGACACCTTGTTCGTCGAGACGCAGATCCGGCAGGGATCGGGCCGCGACTGGTTCCCCGTCGAGCCGCCGTACGTGCCGGGGGGCGCGGTGGCGGGACGGGTGCTGGCCGTCGGGGACGGCGTGGACGCATCGTGGCGGGGACGGGTCGTCGCGGCGGGCACCGGAGGAGGCGGAGGGTACGCCGAGCGGGTCGTCGCGCCGGTCGAGGCGCTGATCCCCGTGCCGCACGGGCTCGGCACGTGGGAGGCGGCGGCGCTGCTGCACGACGGCGTCACGGCGCTGTCGGTGTTCGAGGCGGCCGAGGTGGAGGCGGGTGAGTGGGTGCTGGTCACGGCGGCGGCCGGAGGCATGGGCGTCCTGCTCGTCCAGTTGGCGCGCGCCGCGGGGGCGCGCGTGGCGGCGGCGGCCCGGGGGGAGCGGAAGCTCGACCTGGTCCGCGGCCTCGGCGCCGAGATCACCGCCGACTACACCGAGCCCGGGTGGGCCGGCCGCGTCCGCGCGGCGATCGGCGCGGGCCCGTCGGCGGTGTTCGACGGGGCCGGCGGCGAGATCGGGCGGGAGGCGTTCGGGATCACGGCGTCCGGAGGGAGGATCTCCGCGCACGGGGCGTCGAGTGGCGGGTTCGGCGCGATCGACCCGGACGAGGCGCGGCGGCGCGGCGTCACGGTGCGGGGCATCCAGGACGTTCAGCTCGAACCGGCGGAACGCAAGAGGCTGGCCGAGCGGGCCCTGGCGGAGGCGGCGGCGGGCCGCCTGGAACCGGTGATCGGGTGCACCTTCCCCCTCGCCGACGCCGCGGACGCGCACGCGGCGATCGAGTCCCGCGCCGTGCTCGGCAAGACCCTGCTCGTGATCTGA